Below is a genomic region from Anaerolineae bacterium.
GCCACCTTGCGCGGCTCCTCGGGCAAATCGGCCTTTTCGATGCGCTGGCGCAGTTCGTTCAGTTCTTTCTGCCAGAAGTCCCCCTCGCCCAACTCGCTCTGAATGGCCCGCATCTGCTCGCGCAGGTAGGCTTCCCGCTGGCTGCGGTCCATTTCGCTTTGCACCCGATGGTGGATTTCGTCTTCCAGTTCGAGGACATCCACCTCCTGGGCCAGCCAGTCCACCACCTTGCGCAGGCGCTCCTTGGGCGAGAGGGTGCTCAACACCTCCAACTGGCGGCCCCAATCAGGCGCCAGCGTGGTGCTGATGAAATCGGTCGCCCAATCGGGCGAATCGATGTTGAGGGCGAAAAGATAGGCTTCCTCAGGCACCGTGCTGGAAAGTTCGGCCATTCGTTGGAGCAAACGCAAGGCGTTGCGCAGCAACGCCTCGGTTTCCCGATCTTTGGCATCCTGCAAGGGCAAGGGCACGGCCTGAGCCACCACAAAGGGCTTCCAGCGCACAATGCGCACCAGCCGCACCCGACGGCGGCCCTGCATCAGCGCCGAGCGCTGCTCATCGGGCAGGCTCAAAGGCCGACCGGCAGCCGCTTCAACGCCGATGGGAAAAATATCCCCTTTGCGGGGGCGCACCACATCGGGGTCGTACAGCGGAAAAGCCAGCACCGTAGTCCCGCGTTCCCGCGCCGCTTCGATGGCCGGAACGGAAAGTTCCTCGTCCACGAAAATCGGTGTTAACATTCGTGGGTACACCACGGCACCGCGGAGGAACACCACGGGCAGGATGATCAGCCCCTCGTCGTCCGGCACCGCCTCAGGGGTCCGGTAAAGGGCCTCGGTTTGCCGCTGGTATTCCTCCAGCAACGCCTCGGCCGTGTCTTCCCACTCCGGGGCGTCCAGGTCATCGTAGTCATCAAACTCATAAGGGGCCATAAGTCTCTTTCCTCAAACCTCATCCACCGGGGTTACACGACAAGCATGGGTTGCAGGGCCCTTTCCTGCCAGGCGGTCCGGGCAGCGGCGGCCACGAACAAACTCCCGGTCACCAGCACCACGGCCTCTCCCGCCGAGCGGCGCAGCGCCGTCTCCAGGGACTCGGGCACCGAAGCCACTACCCAGGCCGGTTTGCCGTAGGGTCGCACCATCTCCAACAGGCTGTCCGGGTCGGCCGCCCGCGGGTGCACTGACTGGGTGAGGATCACCTCCCGGGCCCGCGGCAGCAACTCGGCCAGCATGCCCGCAATGTCCTTGTCCTCCGAAGCGCCAAAGACCAGCACCACCGGCCACTGGGGAAAGTACTCGTCCACCGTGAGGCGCACCTGCCGGGCGGCCGCCGCGTTGTGGGCTCCATCCACCACCACGGGCGGGTGGCGTTGAAACACCTCAAAGCGGGCCGGCCAACGGGTGCGGGCCATCCCTTCCCGGATGGTCTGATCGTCCAGTGCCAGCCCGCGCCGGCGCAACACTTGCAAAGCCGCGTAGGCTGTGGCTGCGTTGACCACCTGATGCGGCCCCAAAAGGGGGATGTGGAGTCGCACCGGCTCCCACTCGGCGATGCCGCCGGACTGGATGAAGGCTTCCACTCCCTCGCGGTCCTGCTCAGGCCAAACCAACACCGTTTGACCATCCAGGCCGCGGGCCAACGGCGCGTAATGGCAATCGCGTCCCACTTCGATCACCGGGGCGTGGCGTTGGCGGGCGATGCGCAGGATGGTCTCCCGCGCCTCGTCGGCCTGGGGGGCCATAACAACGGGCACGCCGGGCTTGACGATACCGGCTTTCTCGCGCGCGATGGCCGCCAGGGTGTGCCCCAGGATGGCCGTATGGTCATACGAAATCGAGGTGATCACGCTCACTTCGGGCAGGACCACATTGGTGGCGTCCAACCGCCCGCCCAGGCCCACCTCCACCACGGCCACATCCACCTTTTGCCAGGCGAAGTAGAGGAAAGCGCTGGCCGTGGTCAACTCAAACGTGGTCAGGCGGGGAATGCGCTCCACATGCGGCTTGAGTTGTGCCACCACTGCAGCCAAATCGCCGTGGGAGATGGGTTGCCTATCCACTTGAATGCGCTCGGCAAAATCCTGCAGATGGGGGGAAGTGTACAGGCCCACGCGGTAACCGGCGGCCTGTAACGCGGCAGCGGTCATGGCCGCCACCGAGCCCTTCCCCTTGGTGCCTGCGATGTGCACCACCGGATAGGCCCGGTGGGGGGCGCCTAACGCCGTCAGCAGGGCCTCCATACGGCCCAAATC
It encodes:
- a CDS encoding bifunctional folylpolyglutamate synthase/dihydrofolate synthase; the encoded protein is MKRRPEDKERAYYEALDYLYSFVDYSLTRNLRNAPEKFDLGRMEALLTALGAPHRAYPVVHIAGTKGKGSVAAMTAAALQAAGYRVGLYTSPHLQDFAERIQVDRQPISHGDLAAVVAQLKPHVERIPRLTTFELTTASAFLYFAWQKVDVAVVEVGLGGRLDATNVVLPEVSVITSISYDHTAILGHTLAAIAREKAGIVKPGVPVVMAPQADEARETILRIARQRHAPVIEVGRDCHYAPLARGLDGQTVLVWPEQDREGVEAFIQSGGIAEWEPVRLHIPLLGPHQVVNAATAYAALQVLRRRGLALDDQTIREGMARTRWPARFEVFQRHPPVVVDGAHNAAAARQVRLTVDEYFPQWPVVLVFGASEDKDIAGMLAELLPRAREVILTQSVHPRAADPDSLLEMVRPYGKPAWVVASVPESLETALRRSAGEAVVLVTGSLFVAAAARTAWQERALQPMLVV